One Gracilinanus agilis isolate LMUSP501 unplaced genomic scaffold, AgileGrace unplaced_scaffold18534, whole genome shotgun sequence genomic window, CCCAGGCCGGGGAGGGCTCGGACCGTCCGGCTTCCTGCAGGGCTGGGCTGGCTGGGGGGTGGCGGTGGGGGGGGGGATCCCCAAGGTGGAGACAGGCTGCCCGGAGGCCTCGGGGGGCGCCTGGCGGGGCCTCGGCAGCCTCCCTGCGGTTCTTCCCTCCTCACAGGGTCGGGGTGAAGCCGGAAACGTTCCTCCAAGTGATCGGCAAAGTGAAGATGAGCCTCGACTGCAAGGAGGCCATCGTGGAGGTGGGGCCCCCCTCGGGCCGGGCCGGGgtgctccccctccccctccgtGGGGCCCTCACCGCCTCCTCTCCCCGCAGGCCGTCCGCGCGCTGCCCGGTGGCCTCATGTCCGCCGACCAGTTTCAGAGCGTCTTTGAAGAGCTGGACAAAGACACGGTGGAGGAGGTGAGCCGCGGGCGCTTCGGGGGGCTCCTCTGTGCGTCGGGGGCCCCCGACGAGCCTAAGCTGGGCGGTCAGGCCTCGGCCCGAGCGGCCACGTCTTAGGCCTGCCGCGTCCCCTTCGTGACGGCCAGACGTCGAGGGGCTCCTCTCAGTCTGCGGCACAGCCGGCCGGGCCCTGAGGGGGGTCCCAGGACACGGGGGGGTCTGGGGGGGCTGGGCGTGGCTCGTCGCCCCTTTGTTTTAGATGTTCCGTTTTGGGCTTTTCTGCCATTTGTGTTCTCGTCCAGCACCTGCCCTGGCCCGAGTACTGCAGCCCCGTCCTGCAGCGCGCTCAGGCGCTCTTCGGCCACCCCTACTTTGACTACTTGGGGAACTTGGTCGCCTTCGGAAACATCATTTCCATCTGTGTGAGCGCCGCCGCCGCCTTCTGCTCTCTCTTCCCGCCTACCCTTTGGGGGGCTCGTCTCTGGGGGGCTCATCCTCGGGGGGCTCGTCCTCGGGGGGCCCCTCATCACCTTGCCTGGATGTCCTCGGCGGGGGGCCTTTGGGCTTGCCGTGGCAGCGGCTGACGTGGTTCTGCCCTCGGCTCGCAGGTGTTCTTGGTGAGGGACGCGGACAAGCTGCCCAACGAGCGGAACGACTTCGTCTTGGGGGTGAGCTCTGGGGCCCCCTCTGCCGCCCCAGCTTCTCCGGGGACCTGGCACGAGCTGGCACGGGGGCCGGCGGCCGGACGGCCCTTCCCTTTCCGGCCTTCTCTCAGTCCGGCCCCGTGTCCAGGCTCCTCTCCGGCCCGTTTCCCTGCTCTCAGGGTCAGGGTCAGTCCCGAGGCCGCCGAATCGGCCAAGTAAGGACAAATGGCGCCCCACGTGCCGGTGCCGGTGGCCCGCGGTGACGCTGGGCTCCCTTTGGTTGAACCCTGGCCTTCGGTCTCAGAATCCATGCCGTGGGTCGGTcccgaggcagaagagtgcttGGGATGGGCCCTGGGGGCTGAGTGACTTGGGCCACCCAGCCAGGAAgcttcaggccagatttgaacccaggacctgtctctaggcctgggtctgtCTCCCGAGCCCCCTGGCCACCCCCAACACTGCCTCTTACGCAGAACATCTAGAAGCTTGGGGGCCAGCGGGGCTCCCCACCCGTCGGGCCGGCTCCCCGAGCTCAGTCTTTGCTCCCCTCCGAGGTCCTGAACTGCTGCTTCATCCTCTACTACGTGCTGGAGATGCAGCTGAAGATGCTGGCTCTGGGCCCCCGCGGCTACCTCTCGTCGCCCAGCAACGTCTTCGACGGGGTCCTCACCGTGATCCTGCTGGTGATGCTCCCCGCGGCGGccgggcagggagggagggagggagggagggcggcCTGGCACCGGCCATCGGGCTCACGATGCACTGACCGTCGGGGCCTCGAGCCCGGGAATGCCTCTGCCCGTCCTGCTCCCCTTCCCCCTGGCCGGGGTCCCCCATCTTCTCGAGGGGGGAGCCTTGGGGCGTCAGCAGCCCCGAGGGTTGGTGCAGAAGCTTTCCCGGGTGCCCCTCGGGGCTTTCTGGGCCCCCCAGCCGGCTGCACCTCGGCCTGACGCCCTCGTCTCCTTTGTGCTTCCAGGTCTTGGAGATCTCCATCCTGGCCGTGTACCGATTTCCTCATCTGGGCTGGTAGGTGACCCGAGGACGGTGGCACCGGGCGGGTGATGGGTGCTGCCAGCTGCCCCCTCGAGCCTGCCCGGGGCCCACTTGCTCAGGTTCATGAGCGCATGCCCGGTCCTTCTGATGTCCGGCTGGGGAGCTGTGCCCCCCCCGTGCCCGCCCTGGCTCGGCGGAGGGTCCTCTGGACCACGTTGTACCGGCGGCTCCTCGTCCAGCCTAGATGCCCCTGTGGGGGCTCGCGCCCAGCGGCCTGGGCCACGGGAAACAGGAGCGGGGCGGCCCCTAGAGGGCCCTGGCGGTCAGTGGAGACGAGGCCGGCACGCTTCAGGCTGCCTGTAAGGGAGGTGTGAGCTGCTGCGGCTGCGCCGGACTCTGCCTCAGTCCTGGGTACGAGGCACCGTTTTCTAGGAAGATAGACGGAGGGGGGTCTAGAGGGCCCCATGGCTGGTCAGGAGCCTCCCGCTCACCCGGAGGACGGCTGGCCAAAGGAAGGGCCCGACGGAGAAAGGAAGATCGGGGCGGGGTACGAGGGCTCACGCCGTGCCACGGGGCCCAGGTGGGCAGAACTTGGGGGGACGCAGAGGAGCCGCGCCGTTTCCTGATGGCCAAGAAAGGCTTCCGGAGGCTTAGAATGTCCAAAAGTGAAACAGGCTCCTCTCCAGGGAGTGAGTTCCCCGTCCCTGGGAGTCTCCCGCCGGAGGCCAGACGTGTCAGGGTTGGGTTGGGCCGAACCAGATGGATTCGGAGGTTCCGAGGAAGGGACGCGAGCCCGGCTTTGGCTGGTCATCCTTGACCCATCCCGAACGTGCGTCCTGATGAGCGCAAGCCCGGCGGGCACCTCCCTTGGTGTGGCCCCCTGAGCCTGGCACCGGCCCTGAGCCTGGTGTCGGCCCTGAGCCTGGCATCGGCCCTGAGCCTGGCGTCGGCCCTGAGCCTGGCATCGGCCCTGAGCCTGGCACCGGCCCTGAGCCTCCCCTCCTGCCTCCTAGGAAGACCGAGATGCTGGGCCTCCTGTCTCTGTGGGACGTGGCCAGGCTGGTGAACATGTTCATCGTGTTCCGCTTCCTCCGGATCATCCCCAACATGAAGGTCAGTGCGGGGCCGGGCCGGGGCTCGTGGGCACAAAGCGGCTCGAGAAGTGGGCCTGGGGGGCCCCGGACCCTGCGCCATGCGGCCGCCGGAGGCTGTCTGTGACGAGGCCCCGAGATTCTGCTCTGCCTTTCGGTCTCCCCAGatggtctctgtctctgcctccccctccgtctccccctccccccctctcctcctccctctgtctccccCAGAATCACTGTTGTCAGCTGCCTCCAAAGCAGCACAGGGAGGCCTCAGAGCCACCCGGCTAGTtcgtgtctgagggcagatttgaacccaggacctgtggGCTCGGCCTTTCTCAGTGCAGGGCCGCCTCCTCTCGCCTTAGCCCCCACAGCCTGCTTTTGACGCCTCTTGTCGGTGTGTTCTCGGGTGCTTCCACGCACACGCGTGTGCCAGCTTACGTGTCCTTCGGTGCCCCGTTTCTCTGGGGTTCGCTTTGCTAAAGCTGGGGTGCAGGGAATGGGGGGGGCGGGGCAGGCTGAGGCACCGCCGGGCTCTCTCCTCCTCAGCTCCTGTCCCTGGTGGCCGAGACCCTCCTGGAC contains:
- the LOC123254252 gene encoding two pore calcium channel protein 2-like, with the translated sequence VGVKPETFLQVIGKVKMSLDCKEAIVEAVRALPGGLMSADQFQSVFEELDKDTVEEHLPWPEYCSPVLQRAQALFGHPYFDYLGNLVAFGNIISICVFLVRDADKLPNERNDFVLGVLNCCFILYYVLEMQLKMLALGPRGYLSSPSNVFDGVLTVILLVLEISILAVYRFPHLGWKTEMLGLLSLWDVARLVNMFIVFRFLRIIPNMKLLSLVAETLLDLVRNMRAFAGILVVVYYVFAIVGISLFQGAIQPPPGNG